GTGAAGAACGGTCCCATTCATCCCAGAAGCCACAATCGTTTCAAACATTTGATCACCTGATTGTTTCGCACCTTCATAATGGAATCGTGCAGCCATATCATTTTCATTTGCATCAGGTTTCATTTCTTCCAACATAGCAAGAATTGACTCATGCGTTACTTTAATTGCGTGTTTAATGGCGTCAACTTCTTCAGGGAATTTAACCATTCGACTGCGCACAAAAATTTCTGTAACATCTGTGACACGTTGAATGCCAACATAGTCAGCCATTCCGATTGCAGAACCATAGACTTGTTCTTGGTATGTATTGTGGTCCATATCAAGTCCTATACGGTTATTTGATTCAAGCACTTTGTTGAGATACTTATCAAAGTCTTCAAAATAACGGACATCTTTAATTCCACAGATGTCTTGCGCTTCTTCTTTACGCATGTAATGCCCAACCCATTTTTCTTGAGATTCATCGACATCACGTAAAAAGAGGATATCACCTTTTGGATCAAAGACTAAAACTGCACCCGGTTCTTCAATGCCTGTTGCATATACAAAGTTACGGTTTGCGTGGAATGGATAATCAGCATCTGCACTTTTGCGAATTGGTAATCCGCTAAATACAAAGGTAGTTGTGTTTTTAGGCAAATGATCACGGATCAGTTTGCGAATTTTTATATACGTTTCTCTGTTCATATCAAACTCCTTTTCATTCTGGATAGAAAACTTTAAAGTCTTCTTTATCTTCTTGTAATACAAATCCCTTTACAATCTGTGATGCACTGGACAATTCCACCAGTTCTTGATTTTTTAATACTCGAATTGGTTTCGGTCCTTCATGTTCATCATAGGGTTTGTAGAGAATTTGTGTCATATAATCCATCACAACATAATAGCGTGGATTATATCCTTTCGATTCAACCTCTGTTGAGATTGACTCAATCATTGCTTCACTTTCAACATCTTGATACTTAAATAAATCACGATTCACAAGCCGGGTTGTAAGGTCTCTTAAGACTTCATCCTCACTATTCATGAGCATCATAAATCCATACATACAGGTTGTTTCATCGAGATAGAAATGATCTTCTACACTCACCTCATCATTGAGCAACAAATTTTTAAACAAGGGTAACATGTTCAAAATTTCAGGTTTCTCAAACGCAACATCTTTAAGTCGTTTAAAAATCATATGCAAAATGCTTTCATAAGCACGTGAGGTTGGATGGAGATATACTTGCCAATACATTTGATACCGAGCCATAATGTAATCTTCAACCGCATGGATGCCACTTTCCTTCACCACGAGTTCATCATCAACAACACGAAGTGTCCGTAAGATTCTGAACAAATCAAACTCACCATAGCTAACACCTGTAAAGTATGAATCTCTTAAAAGATAATCCATGCGATCCGCATCGAGTTGACTCGATATGATTTGTGTCAGAAGTTCTCGCTTATGACGATGTGAAATAATGTCCGCCACCATTTGAGGAAGATTACCATCAGCGCGATGGAGAATTTGATGAATCTCAGAGCTTGATTCTAATATGATCTTGTCTGTATAGGCTTCGTGGTTCACACTGGTGACACTTTCAAAAGAATGCGAAAAGGGACCATGACCAACATCATGGAGTAAAGCAGCGCATAAAACCGCAACACGTTCAGTTTCACTTAAGGCAATCTTTAACCCTTTTACGTTTTCAATCATCAAACGTGCAACTTCATACACACCTAATGAATGGCCAAAACGCGAGTGTTCAGCGGTGTGATACACCTGAAAGGTTCCACCAAGCTGATGGATGCGCCTTAAACGTTGAAACTCTTTGGAATCAATGAGTTCCCATATGACTGCATCTTCAACATTAATGTATCCGTGGACTGGATCTCTTAATACTTTATGTTCTGAAGTTTTTTTATAGTGAATTGACATAGGATTCTAACCGTTCTTTGACAGTATGCTCACCTACTAAATATAACGAACTCATCAAATCAGGTCCGTGTGTTTGGTGTGTTCCACACACACGAAGACCCATAAAGAGCGGTTTGCCTTTGAGTCCACTGTCTTTTTTCGCTGCATTAAATGCTTCTTTTAATGCTTCAGGGTTCCACTCACTTGGGAAATGATTCAAGAATGCTTTCGCAATTTCAGGTGTTGTTTCCCATGATAGAACATCCTTCGCTTCATCTGTCAGCTCAGGTTCTTCAAAGAACATTGTGATTAGCGCCCCAATTTCAGCGCCATATTGACATTGCTCCTTAAACAAGAGTAAACAGGTATGAATCCATGCTTCATCCTTTTGTGATAAGTCTACTGCTTTTTCAGCATGTGGTCTTACAAACGCTAACCAACTCGCATCATCCAGTGACTTCATGTATTGGTGATTCATCCAGGTTAATTTTTGAACATCAAACATAGATGGTGCTTTTGAGAGACGTTTCTCACTAAAGTGTTCCACAAGTCCTTCTTTTGTGAAGAGTTCTTGTTCACCTTCTGGCGACCATCCAAGAAGTGACATAAAATTAAACATCGCATGAGGCAAATAGCCTTGTTCATCATATTGACTGATGTATTGCATCACTGAATTATCACGTTTTGATAACTTCTTACCATTTTCATTCACGATTAAGGTCATATGACCATAGATTGGGGGTTCCCAGCCAAACATATCAAATAACATGAGTTGTTTTGGTGTATTTGAGATATGTTCTTCACCTCTAAATACATGGCTAATTTCCATCAAGTGATCATCAATCACAACTGCAAAGTTATAGGTAGGGATCCCATTTGATTTCATAATAACCCAATCCCCTATATCTTTAGTTTCAAAG
This DNA window, taken from Erysipelothrix larvae, encodes the following:
- a CDS encoding HD domain-containing protein, with translation MSIHYKKTSEHKVLRDPVHGYINVEDAVIWELIDSKEFQRLRRIHQLGGTFQVYHTAEHSRFGHSLGVYEVARLMIENVKGLKIALSETERVAVLCAALLHDVGHGPFSHSFESVTSVNHEAYTDKIILESSSEIHQILHRADGNLPQMVADIISHRHKRELLTQIISSQLDADRMDYLLRDSYFTGVSYGEFDLFRILRTLRVVDDELVVKESGIHAVEDYIMARYQMYWQVYLHPTSRAYESILHMIFKRLKDVAFEKPEILNMLPLFKNLLLNDEVSVEDHFYLDETTCMYGFMMLMNSEDEVLRDLTTRLVNRDLFKYQDVESEAMIESISTEVESKGYNPRYYVVMDYMTQILYKPYDEHEGPKPIRVLKNQELVELSSASQIVKGFVLQEDKEDFKVFYPE
- a CDS encoding aminopeptidase P family protein — protein: MNRETYIKIRKLIRDHLPKNTTTFVFSGLPIRKSADADYPFHANRNFVYATGIEEPGAVLVFDPKGDILFLRDVDESQEKWVGHYMRKEEAQDICGIKDVRYFEDFDKYLNKVLESNNRIGLDMDHNTYQEQVYGSAIGMADYVGIQRVTDVTEIFVRSRMVKFPEEVDAIKHAIKVTHESILAMLEEMKPDANENDMAARFHYEGAKQSGDQMFETIVASGMNGTVLHYIKNDEPLNDGELVLLDLGIRVNHYGADISQTYPINGTFTPRQRDIYNVVLECFEAVKAAARPGVSIIDLNELSKEKLAQGLKTLGLLERSEDIGRYYYHSVGHSLGLDTHDVWSDRAMPLEPGHVITDEPGLYIAEEGIGIRIETDLLITEDGCEDLAPFIIRDADGIEALLKEIHNT
- the gltX gene encoding glutamate--tRNA ligase, giving the protein MKRVRVRYAPSPTGFLHIGNARTALFDYLIAKHYDGDFVLRIEDTDIERNVEGGEASQTHYLKWLGIEPDESPDKPNPKYAPYRQMERLDLYREYTEKLIEMGHAYKCYCTPEELEKDYQEQKAKGYTSTRYNRHCLHLDEETKQRYEQEGKTYSVRLKVPENKTYSFDDMVRGTVSFETKDIGDWVIMKSNGIPTYNFAVVIDDHLMEISHVFRGEEHISNTPKQLMLFDMFGWEPPIYGHMTLIVNENGKKLSKRDNSVMQYISQYDEQGYLPHAMFNFMSLLGWSPEGEQELFTKEGLVEHFSEKRLSKAPSMFDVQKLTWMNHQYMKSLDDASWLAFVRPHAEKAVDLSQKDEAWIHTCLLLFKEQCQYGAEIGALITMFFEEPELTDEAKDVLSWETTPEIAKAFLNHFPSEWNPEALKEAFNAAKKDSGLKGKPLFMGLRVCGTHQTHGPDLMSSLYLVGEHTVKERLESYVNSL